One part of the Aspergillus luchuensis IFO 4308 DNA, chromosome 5, nearly complete sequence genome encodes these proteins:
- a CDS encoding Zn(II)2Cys6 transcription factor domain-containing protein (InterPro:IPR001138,IPR036864;~go_function: GO:0000981 - DNA-binding transcription factor activity, RNA polymerase II-specific [Evidence IEA];~go_function: GO:0008270 - zinc ion binding [Evidence IEA];~go_process: GO:0006355 - regulation of transcription, DNA-templated [Evidence IEA]) encodes MDKQHLLPPLEANDPRNVDEWRTDMHVSRSAPSGKEGSVSVAALFRQNQEDTGTTEPVGGYQDIDEAPTKREMDRACESCFRRKIKCSRICPCEECQRRGNKCIPRSRLDRRKETIVLTTSTGTRVERPQNGDIYADQSSRESLQMSEASASESTVRDQWSASNLGHALIATILCDNITKHDPPITGPANITSHQKGNIIRSNCDSSLSWETSASPGWRATCNGFRSPDSYMSTDSLTGEPIPDPWFSPPWYKDTGFPTTLLEPYRGWNRSQSQYLIGSETNVFSYPPVPAQQPGGPFEGKAEEYWYPNRVVMPIWEANLQEQYLSGPSFDTPELIIPSSVAVGLSSIPETAPPSFPSFPPVQQIEVGSLVIPTESLMLSTPWDPLATIPAAVHIADIRSNSLHQQPFAPIPIQNIESSVPSRLYNAMDYQGTGVRPSGNTGANSQELSRDVTVPEDQVEHSHLT; translated from the exons ATGGACAAACAACATTTACTTCCGCCGCTAGAGGCGAATGATCCCCGAAATGTAGATGAATGGCGGACCGATATGCACGTTAGCAGAAGCGCGCCCtcaggaaaagaaggctCTGTATCCGTTGCAGCCCTGTTCCGCCAGAATCAAGAAGACACCGGTACCACTGAGCCTGTCGGCGGCTACCAAGATATCGATGAGGCGCCTACTAAG CGCGAGATGGACCGAGCTTGTGAGAGTTGTTTCCGTCGGAAAATCAAG TGTTCTCGCATCTGTCCTTGTGAAGAGTGCCAAAGACGTGGAAACAAGTGCATTCCTCGCAGTCGACTGGACCGACGGAAGGAGACCATCGTTCTCACAACGTCTACTGGAACCCGTGTGGAACGACCACAGAATGGCGATATTTATGCGGACCAGTCTTCCAGAGAAAGCTTACAAATGTCTGAGGCTTCCGCCAGTGAATCCACGGTGCGAGACCAATGGAGCGCGTCCAATCTGGGCCATGCTTTGATCGCGACCATCCTATGTGACAACATTACTAAACATGACCCACCCATCACAGGCCCTGCAAACATTACTTCCCACCAAAAAGGGAACATCATTAGGAGCAATTGTGACAGCAGTCTCTCATGGGAGACTAGTGCGAGCCCAGGCTGGAGAGCAACATGTAACGGGTTCAGATCCCCAGACTCGTATATGTCTACAGACAGCTTGACTGGGGAGCCTATTCCAGATCCATGGTTCTCACCGCCTTGGTATAAAGATACAGGGTTTCCAACGACACTTCTTGAGCCATACAGGGGTTGGAACCGGTCACAGTCCCAGTATCTGATTGGATCCGAGACCAATGTTTTCTCATATCCGCCCGTTCCTGCTCAGCAGCCGGGGGGCCCCTTTGAAGGCAAAGCTGAAGAGTATTGGTATCCCAACAGAGTCGTCATGCCCATCTGGGAAGCCAACTTACAAGAGCAGTACCTTTCGGGCCCCTCCTTTGATACCCCGGAGCTTATTATTCCCTCGTCCGTTGCAGTCGGGCTCTCTTCTATACCAGAGACTGCACCACCTAGCTTCCCCAGTTTCCCTCCTGTGCAGCAGATCGAGGTCGGCAGCTTGGTGATCCCGACTGAGTCTTTAATGCTATCGACTCCCTGGGATCCATTGGCGACCATTCCCGCAGCAGTTCACATAGCCGACATCCGCAGCAATAGCTTGCATCAACAACCATTTGCACCCATCCCTATTCAAAACATCGAGTCGTCAGTACCTTCACGACTATACAACGCGATGGATTATCAGGGCACTGGAGTCAGGCCGTCTGGTAATACTGGTGCCAACAGCCAGGAGTTATCTCGTGATGTCACCGTGCCGGAAGACCAAGTCGAGCATAGCCACTTGACCTAG
- a CDS encoding uncharacterized protein (COG:S;~EggNog:ENOG410Q2ZJ), translating into MPLSAIWTRRTANDAASSIYSREPEVAPVPPLSIPRKGRTPTDSPARHDLPEINLIDHQIALARGTTMALETTCVRLQNAKKNGPRSLRDTLEEKWRQWKRQEDENRFFRTCPKIFDDLAAVAVEVSDDLILQQEFEPEVSPVGNRRILLGMCKLQEALADSHGKEARAREEWDRRLNLPDIRTPLPQWI; encoded by the coding sequence ATGCCGCTGTCTGCAATCTGGACGAGAAGAACAGCCAACGATGCAGCATCGAGCATCTACAGTCGAGAACCTGAAGTCGCCCCGGTTCCTCCGCTCTCCATCCCGCGCAAGGGGAGGACCCCGACCGATTCTCCTGCAAGGCATGATCTCCCGGAGATCAATCTGATCGACCATCAAATTGCGCTGGCCCGGGGAACAACCATGGCCCTGGAAACGACCTGTGTGCGGCTTCAAAATGCCAAAAAGAACGGTCCACGTTCGTTGCGAGACACTTTGGAAGAGAAGTGGCGACAATGGAAGcgccaggaagatgagaaccgGTTCTTCCGCACATGCCCCAAAATCTTCGACGACCTCGCGGCCGTGGCAGTCGAGGTGTCCGATGATCTGATCCTGCAGCAGGAGTTTGAACCCGAAGTCAGTCCGGTGGGAAACCGACGCATCCTCCTGGGGATGTGCAAGCTACAAGAGgccctggccgactcgcacGGGAAGGAAGCTcgagccagagaagaatgggacCGTCGCCTGAACCTTCCCGATATCCGTACCCCACTACCGCAGTGGATATGA
- a CDS encoding cell division protein ZapB, whose translation MPKSEPRAGIRARTRQTESRSTASDQRSIQRLEPVMRSPQQPARSLRRPPILPQVSGSGSRDPPSAPSLKYHEACLATVETLEREIEALQRDKEALSKRVGGVESEIQELLNEQHQWRQQLPERRATQQLMHEMQHTVASWHQRLRSPAGLPVKADPAAVTTALPAMIAVPDMWNTQEDGGGAFDNDHGIEPDSGDFTQLLQS comes from the exons ATGCCAAAGTCAGAACCGCGGGCGGGCATCCGCGCACGCACCCGGCAGACCGAAAGTCGCAGTACCGCTTCCGACCAACGATCTATCCAAAGACTGGAGCCCGTAATGcgttctccccagcagcctgcGCGCTCCCTTAGACGTCCACCCATC CTGCCACAGgtatctggttctggttctcgagaccctccttctgccCCATCGCTGAAGTATCACGAGGCATGTTTGGCTACGGTCGAAACACTGGAGCGGGAGATTGAAGCGTTGCAGAGAGACAAAGAGGCCCTGTCGAAGCGCGTTGGAGGCGTCGAAAGTGAGATCCAGGAATTGTTGAACGAACAGCATCAGTGGAGACAACAGCTGCCTGAGCGGCGCGCGACTCAACAACTGATGCACgaaatgcagcataccgTTGCGAGTTGGCACCAACGGCTTCGCAGCCCGGCTGGTTTACCAGTAAAGGCGGATCCTGCCGCCGTGACGACTGCTCTACCGGCAATGATAGCGGTGCCGGATATGTGGAATACTCaggaggacggagggggtGCATTTGACAACGATCATGGCATTGAACCGGACTCCGGTGACTTtacgcagcttcttcaatcctAG